ATCGAATGATCCCTTTCCTTTCACGATGTGACATAGATCAGACAGGTCTATAGTGCAGTAAATGGCCGGTGCTTGTCATACCCGCAAGAATCCCTCTGTTCGTCGTGAAGAATGGTGTAATTCGAGCTGCTCACGTTTCTAAAATAGCAGGACTCATCACCGATGAAATGGTATTCCTGTTGGGTGCTCCCTAATCCAGAGACCACTAAGTTGCCTTTTACAAGCATGTAGCCCTGTCCATTTTGCAAATTCTTGAGCTTACTCGAGGAGGATGCAGATTTTGAAGTTTGTTCCTCCTCCTCTTCGAGATCTAGAGTCACGTTTGCTACAGAAACATATATTCCATTCCCTTTATCAATGCTATCAGAGTGGAGGTGTAATCCAAACTTCTTGAATGATATGGCGGAGAGATTGAAAGGTGATGAAAGCATACTATCAATActgttatttaaatttattactTGTTGTAAAATCTGCAAATTCCCCTCATTTCCCAAAGACATAAAATTACTgtaatcaaattcttgaagcGATTTGGTTGTGATCACTCCATGGGATGATTCAACCCAACCACTTGAAACTATAGACCTACTAACATTTGTAACAAACGATCCATCAAAACCGGTGAAGTTGGATAAAACAGATAAGGTAAGAGGTGAACTATTGTGTTCCACCAACTTTCCTTGCGTCTTCTGGCTCCTTTTATCCAACCAAAGATGCAAATTTGCATCAACATACCAAACATTTAAAGCATTTGTTACACTAAACGTAAACTTATGATCCTTTCCATCTAGTATTGTACCCAAAAACGGCGTGATCTCGATATCATAAGAAGGGAGATCGAACGAACCTATTCCGGTTATCGGTCTCCACAAGAGGGGATTCACACCTCCCGTGTAGATCACAGTAAACGGCCAAATTGCACCGACAGTGTAACCATCCAAGCTAACAACAACCTCCCTAAAAGGCCCATTCCCTGCCACACCAGTGAGATTATTTGCGTAAATATACTCATTCGGATAGTTCCCAAACCAAAACTCATCATTCTCATGAAATGAAACATAAACTTCCAGCACCGCCCTGTACACATTCGGTGGAATCTTGAATTCCTCACCCTTCAAATCCTTTGAATTCTCGATCTCAAACCAAAGTCCATCATTTAAAGGTAAATTTCTTGAAATGGGCTGAATCAAATCGGCCCcaaaatcaaataaatcgtTAGAATCAACCCCACTATTCATGTAACTTCCTTCAGAAGGATAATAATGAAAAGTAACATTTACATGGTACACGCCGGTATAAGTACTATCAACAATGTTGCCTAAATAAACAGCCAGAGTCTGATTTGTCATCAGCAAGGAATAATACCTCGTAACATCTTTCTTAACTGTCCAAACGATTCCAGTCGCTCTAGGCTCCGCAGTACAACTCCTTAGAATCTCAACCCCACCAAGCCAAACACCAAATATTCTATCAAATTGCCTACCTTTGGAAGCTGCTGTCCATTCAAGAACGATTTTTGCAAGTTTCTGGTGGAAGGAGCAATGTGAAGTGGGGCTGTAATCTGCAATAACTGGGGGCTTACCGTATGTGTAGCCGAAGTCGTGTTGGAGGGCTAAATATGAGCAAGGTTTGGTTTTGGGAAGAGGGATG
This Primulina eburnea isolate SZY01 chromosome 2, ASM2296580v1, whole genome shotgun sequence DNA region includes the following protein-coding sequences:
- the LOC140822761 gene encoding peptide-N4-(N-acetyl-beta-glucosaminyl)asparagine amidase A-like, whose product is MASSFILFLFCLFLIRNLPPSAANLRQTTSLFRSMLISEPPSGVTLPTTFFEVTKPIPLPKTKPCSYLALQHDFGYTYGKPPVIADYSPTSHCSFHQKLAKIVLEWTAASKGRQFDRIFGVWLGGVEILRSCTAEPRATGIVWTVKKDVTRYYSLLMTNQTLAVYLGNIVDSTYTGVYHVNVTFHYYPSEGSYMNSGVDSNDLFDFGADLIQPISRNLPLNDGLWFEIENSKDLKGEEFKIPPNVYRAVLEVYVSFHENDEFWFGNYPNEYIYANNLTGVAGNGPFREVVVSLDGYTVGAIWPFTVIYTGGVNPLLWRPITGIGSFDLPSYDIEITPFLGTILDGKDHKFTFSVTNALNVWYVDANLHLWLDKRSQKTQGKLVEHNSSPLTLSVLSNFTGFDGSFVTNVSRSIVSSGWVESSHGVITTKSLQEFDYSNFMSLGNEGNLQILQQVINLNNSIDSMLSSPFNLSAISFKKFGLHLHSDSIDKGNGIYVSVANVTLDLEEEEEQTSKSASSSSKLKNLQNGQGYMLVKGNLVVSGLGSTQQEYHFIGDESCYFRNVSSSNYTILHDEQRDSCGYDKHRPFTAL